In Streptococcus parapneumoniae, the genomic stretch GTAGTATGGTTTATCACACGCCTAACGTAAGTCTCAATACCCAGCTCAATGCTAGCGGTTCAGGTTTGGGACGTTTTGTTAAAGCTGTAGGACGTTCAATGGTTTCTGGTGAAAGCACCTTCATTACTCAAGCTGTAGCAGAGTCTGATAACGGGAACCTTGCTCTAGCACCAGATACTCCTGGGCAAGTAATTGCTCTTGAACTAGGTGAAAAACAATATCGACTGAATGATGGGGCTTTTCTAGCTCTTGATGGTACAGCTTCCTATACTATGGAGAGTCAGTCTATTGGTAAAGCTCTGTTCGGAGGGCAAGGCGGTCTCTTTGTGATGACTACCCAAGGCCAGGGAACTCTCTTGGCCAATGCTTTTGGCTCTATCAAGAAAATTGAGCTACAAAACCAAGAAATAACCATTGACAATGCCCATGTGGTGGCTTGGAGTCAATCTTTGGACTATAATATCCACT encodes the following:
- a CDS encoding TIGR00266 family protein, which encodes MKFSMDSHMQFPLVELSLNQGETVYIQRGSMVYHTPNVSLNTQLNASGSGLGRFVKAVGRSMVSGESTFITQAVAESDNGNLALAPDTPGQVIALELGEKQYRLNDGAFLALDGTASYTMESQSIGKALFGGQGGLFVMTTQGQGTLLANAFGSIKKIELQNQEITIDNAHVVAWSQSLDYNIHLENSFWQSIGTGEGVVNTFRGTGEVYVQSLNLQSFAGSLNKYIQKGS